TTACGTTACTGTGAGCTGACGTAAACTTGAGCTTTGCACGTAAAGTGTCACAAGGTCGCAAAAACGAGGCCAACCGTCCCGTAATCAATAcagtttgtaaaaataaaaaaaacgccGAAGAAGACGAAAAgctaatgttttgtactattttGTCTTTTACTCGCCTTTAAAACCTCCGCGTCTGCCAACTTAACTTCAGATAATAGGGTCGAGTTGGAATTAAAGGGAATGAGCCCCGGTGGCTTCAGTTTAAACTCTTAAAGGCGAGTGCAATTACCGTTGGGCCGACAACGGGACGCCGGTGTTACGgattaagaagcgaccgtgttaactggcgactttgaatCAATGCGTCCGTTGGTGTCGTAGTTACAGACAGCTGTTGAAAATATAAAGAGAACAGGTAGCTGCCCTCGTGaatgccacattgttttatttgtatagcacataTTAGTATGTCCATGAGAGGGGTTGACACTTGATTACAAACTTAAaccaagcggcattcacgaggataGCGCGACGggaagtcgccagttaacacggtcgcctgtTCAACCGTAACACCAGCCCGTCGGCTGATCCGCTCGCCAGACTTCGTTCAAAAAGTAGGCCATCTAACAGCGGCTGCTAATatgctcatttatttatttactcacatttaaaaaactgtttttatgtgatactagatatatatagaataatatacaGATCACCTGGTaatcatattatttttttttaattggatgCAGTACATCTGTAAATAGATTATTATAGAGTATTAAATCCTTAAAATTATGAACGAGGTTTGGCGTGAGGACCTCTTAGTGcagttttttgtgtggaaagtgTTTTAATTCCCAACCGCTTTTTTCTAGTGTTAAAAGGGAGACATGccacacattaaaacagaaaaAGTACAAGTTTTAGTGCATTTTCTGGGACATTAAATCGACCATTATTGTTAAAGGAATTTGGTGCTCGGATGTCTGAAAAGCTATTATAAAGTAAAGTAGAATAATGTAATTTAGTATGAGCCTACTCACCTGCCCTGCTGTCTGTAATGCAGCAGGGTGTGTATTCCCATCAGCTTGTCAACTTTTAAAAATACAAGTTAATAAAAATGCATAAATCTCTCATTCCCCGAGCAGCTAAGTAAAGCAATTAGTTCTTgatctggaagaagaagaaacatgtgTTTCATGGATAATCTCCCCCCTCATGGTCCCATCACATGAGCAGAGTGTGACGGGCCGGGTGCTTAATCCCAGCAAACAGAAAGCTTCagccacatttttaaaaaccggTTACAGTGAGTGGGCACGGAACCTCTCCTCATTAAATATAGTCAAATATAAATGTGGTGACTGTAATAATGTAATTACTCAACTCATATAATTGATCTCATTGAAATTTTTGCTAGAAGAAACATGACGTAGTTTTATTAACTAGTGCATGACATCTTCAGCTACAAAATctatattatgtatttaaaaagaGGCCTCTTTGATATGTTAAGTCTAATAGAGAGTGATAATGTAGAAGCTATTTAGTTGATGTTAGTATTCAGGCAGTGGCTTGTGGAACATCTGCAATAAATGCTGATTAAACAGTATAACCATGACTCAAGGAAGCAGATTGAAATGTCCAGAGAAGATATCAAGTTCATGAATGTCATGAGCAACACAAGAGTGTTCACCGGAGGCCATCACTGTGTTACCTTTCAGACAGGAACATTATGTCTCGTGCCTTGGGAGCCTCAAAAGACAAGAATTGCCCATTTCAGGATGAATACACCACGTTTCTAAACAACATGGCAACTTAAGGAGAGGCTGAGATGGTACTGGCTGATAAGAGTTCCCTCAGGAGAGTTCAAAGGTCAAGTAAACTTCTGCTGTTGTCTCTTCGTTATTTGGTCCTTTcagtccttttcttcttcttcatataaCCGGTTGAGTGAAAGTCTGCTGGAACCGATACAGGTGATCTATGTCTTTTGCTCTTTCCGTGGCATTTatgtgacaacttatcgtctgtAAATAACAAGACAAGAAAATGCCACATAATTGAGATCTTAACTGACTTCTCGGTCACTCTGGAGCAGAAAGTAAACAGCAGTGTATTGTGTTGCCCTCCCGTTCGCGTGTGATGGCGGGGCGCACCTGAATAAAGGCAGCAGACACCTAAATACAGTTTAAACTAAGTCATACTGAAATAAACATGCTTGTACATAACTGCCCTGTCAACAGTgctcagtttttaaaaaaaaaggatattcTCACACTCTCCCACGCTTAAAATGATTTTGTCCTGATGCTTAACTACCCGGTGGGAAACTCCTCATCTGAGTCGCTGATTTACTCTATTCTCAGACTTTTAGGGAAACTATTCCTTTGGCAAAATCCACGGAGGACAATTATCATATTCACTCTGCGGAGAACACggacacaatcacacaccaggTGTCTACAAAGCAATTCTCAAGtgcagtttgaaaaaaaaaaatcctttattGAAAACCAAACAGAGAGgtccccttcttcttctgtgccTCTAGTGTGTGTTGACAGGTCactttatatctatttatatctatctatccagtTATATTATCAAAATAAGAAGTTGATGAAGTCCAGAACACCTCAATATGCATAAACTATGACTTTGTTGACGTCACGGTCCTCACATTCTCTCTTCCTACTGTAGTAAAAGAACGTGTTGTCTCGACGCTGGAGCTTCTTCACGAAGCCGCTCTCGGGCCATTTGTCGACCTGAGGAGACAGAAACAGAAATGCAGACGCGCAGGTGATGTTTAGAGCTTATTGGACCTCTGACGTGTATGAAACACCTGTTATTTTACTCTAAGTTAAAGCACTTTTTTGAGctctttcttgtgtttcttttaaaagaaaaggacTTAAATTATACGACGATCAATCAGGGAAAATTGTGTTTACAATGAGCTTGAACACATTGTACAATATTTACCATGGCCCCTTGTTTAACTTGAATGTACTCCATTTCGTCTCTGTAGCCGGCCTGCTGGAATCTGAACAGATTTTCCACCTCTGCCGTCCACCCTCTGGCTCTGCTCATGGACTTGGGCTTGGAGTTGTTGTCAGTCGTGCAGGGCATCGTGGTGAAGCTATAAAGATGTGGCAGGAATGCAAAAGCTTCTTGAATTCCTGGCTCGTCTGAAAAAACATGACAAGAAAATGACAAGAGAATGACAAATAATTAAGGTTATAACTGACTTATCAGATGCTCTTACTTTAATCTCATGCTGGAGGAAATCAATAGCAGTATATTGAGGTTATAGaggctgaactgtttttttctttttaacataAAAACAAACGTGTTCATCTTTGTGATCTTCAAATTTAACCAGGCAAAGTAAATATTTggcgtaatttttttttttaagaatattttttcttctttaaaaaacaaaacaatattacaATATAGGCCTTAATAAATAACGGACACTATAGGAGGTCTTAAATAACTTATATGGTGATAGTACATCGGAATATAAGCAGTGATACAAATAGCTCCTTAACGCTACACTAAATACAACATTATTAAATGGAGTTTGGTGCGTTTTGGGCTAAAAACAAAGACGATAAGTAACTTTTTTTGTATGTTTATGTCAACTGAGATCTTACAGTCTCACATAAAATGACTCACATTTGCACACATTTAccactttttgtttaatttcaaaTACTGGTAACAGTTTACttactttattttgttgtttttattggttTCTTTATCGACGCCAGTTAGGTTTAGCTGTAGCTTCACTTTGGTTGCCTGGTTACCGTgaactttcttcttctgtgtgggaggaccgaAGCCAAAAGCTTCCCGGGAGATGGCGCCAAACGACTTAAATAACAATACAAACTGACAACTCTCGGTCAGTGTTGTACACATGAATAACATATttcagaaataaagaaaaaagggatTGAATATGGATTGAATATGATAATTGCAACGAGGTTAGTCCTAGAAAAAGACCGGTTAGTAAACGGACACCAGGTGGCGGTAGTACCCGTGAAAAGCCTCTAAACCGCCctaaaggagaggaagaagaagaactgaaaCTAGTGGGcgggacaaaaaaacaacaacacacagacgATGTCAATGAGCTAAATATGCTCTTTCTACTGGAAACAAATTTAAAACGATAACAGAAAAAGGTTGGAAGATGAGTTCCTTTGCAGGTCGAATGAAGGAGTATCCCACCGTTTCTCTGGACCGGTTCGACCGGGAGAATCTACATTCCCGGGCTTATTTTCTCTCCCATTGCCATAAAGGTGAGCCCGGGacgtgttacggtttaacaggcgaccgCGCTAACTGAGTCAAACCCTCTCATATACATCGTATACATCGTATAAACATGGAACAATGTATGTTATCTTTGAACTGgtgataataaatacaatatagcTGATGTCCTCCTGTTTTTATCGTATAAACAGATCACATGAAAGGACTGAAAGGACCAAAACTGAAGAGGAAACTACAGTTCAGGTGAAGTTTACTTGACCTTTGAACTCTGATAAGAGAATTGCTATTTAAGCTTTTCGCTCAGGTTTTTTCTCAGTATTTATATAAAGTTACAATATATAAAGTAATTTGTAACGTGTTAAAGTTGGTGTATCCTGAATTGACCCAAACAAAAATGACAATAAGTTACCACCAGCTTTGGGTAAAAGCAATGCTATGAACAGCTGTAAccatgtattatattatgtattaatgtattatatttgcAGTCGGACGGTCAGGCTTTACTGCTCCTTTGTGACCAAAGAGCTGCTGCTGAGCAACCCCAAGTACTCCTTCTGGGAGGAATACATTGTAAGTCCCTTATAATACGTTCTGCTTCACTGTGTATGCAGTCGTGGTGATTAAGAGTATTATCTACTACAGAGTAACTGTCACTTGACACTAGACATTTGGATATGTGTACACTGTTGATTGTCAGAGCTCACTTGTCATGCTTTATGGTATCTTTGCATTGTAgtattttgagtttttttttctgtttcaggTTCCCTTGGAGGTGGAGAGCCCCACTCAGATTTCTCTGGTTGACGAAACATCCGGAGAGGTAAACACTGAGCATGGTCGTCTCCTTTTTAGTCGTTTCTCTTGTCACAAATGTACATTTAATATTAACAGATTGCATTTCACCATCTTGTCTTGTGTTTCCTCGACAGAAAGAAGAGCTATTGGTCACGTTGCTCCCCGCGGGTCACTGTCCCGGCTCTGTCATGCAagtcaaaacattttaaaatcttaatgttccatgtgtgtgtttatcagtGTTGCCTCAACACGCAGGAAAGATGAACCACTCATAACTCTTATTATTAACCTCCGACGCCCCTCGGACCTGAAATGTGACTTGTA
This is a stretch of genomic DNA from Pseudoliparis swirei isolate HS2019 ecotype Mariana Trench chromosome 10, NWPU_hadal_v1, whole genome shotgun sequence. It encodes these proteins:
- the meig1 gene encoding meiosis expressed gene 1 protein homolog; the encoded protein is MPCTTDNNSKPKSMSRARGWTAEVENLFRFQQAGYRDEMEYIQVKQGAMVDKWPESGFVKKLQRRDNTFFYYSRKRECEDRDVNKVIVYAY